A genomic window from Glycine max cultivar Williams 82 chromosome 17, Glycine_max_v4.0, whole genome shotgun sequence includes:
- the LOC100785559 gene encoding E3 ubiquitin-protein ligase At1g63170 isoform X2: MARPGSLNGSQHVIEIAGSAYASTSSASHHDRHFNGTDVTQHEERISGARMPPLSQPSVSATSVSNGSNSRNSSFIRRGDTRRNRSPVHSGLWISIELVLLVSQIVASIIVLSLSRHEHPRTPLFHWIIGYASGCAATLPLLYWRYYHHNHMREQDSSQSRQSSPRINDPSGTLLFSSRTNSGEDGQAAVASSRSNQASLLMNRRMKTLVEYFKISLDCFFAVWFVVGNVWIFGGHSSVEEAPNLYRLCIVFLAFSCIGYAMPFILCSTICCCLPCIISILGVREDMSQNRGAASESINALPIYKFKTKKNKRNGDSNSAAAEGGVVAAGTEKERVISGEDAVCCICLAKYENNDELRELPCSHLFHKDCVDKWLKINALCPLCKSDVGENLTGSVSGEDASQQRGESRVENGLTNTSV; the protein is encoded by the exons ATGGCACGACCTGGGAGCCTAAACGGCAGTCAGCATGTTATAGAAATAGCTGGGAGCGCCTATGCTTCCACATCGTCTGCATCACATCATGATAGACATTTTAATGGCACAGATGTGACGCAGCATGAAGAAAGAATTAGTGGTGCAAGGATGCCTCCTCTTTCTCAGCCTTCGGTTTCAGCAACTAGTGTATCTAATGGGTCAAATAGTAGGAATTCATCGTTTATAAGACGTGGGGATACTCGGCGGAATAGGAGTCCTGTGCATTCAGGGTTATGGATATCTATTGAGCTGGTCCTACTAGTGAGCCAGATTGTTGCGTCTATCATTGTTTTGTCTTTGTCAAGGCATGAACATCCACGTACCCCATTGTTTCATTGGATCATTGGTTATGCTTCTGGATGCGCTGCTACCCTCCCTCTGCTTTATTGGCGTTATTATCATCATAACCATATGCGAGAGCAAGATTCATCTCAATCAAGGCAATCATCTCCTCGGATTAATGATCCTTCAGGGACACTTCTTTTCAGTTCCAGAACTAACAGTGGAGAAGATGGTCAGGCTGCTGTTGcatcctccagaagcaatcaaGCTTCATTATTGATGAATAGAAG AATGAAGACACTAGTGGAATACTTCAAAATATCTTTAGATTGCTTTTTTGCTGTATGGTTTGTTGTTGGAAATGTATGGATCTTTGGGGGACATTCATCTGTTGAAGAAGCTCCTAATTTGTACAG GTTATGTATAGTGTTTCTTGCATTTAGCTGCATTGGTTATGCCATGCCCTTCATTCTCTGTTCAACAATCTGCTGTTGTCTCCCTTGTATAATTTCTATCCTTGGGGTTAGAGAGGATATGTCACAAAATAGAGGGGCAGCTTCCGAATCTATTAATGCTTTGCCAATTTACAAGTTCAAGacgaagaaaaataaaagaaatggtgATAGCAACTCAGCTGCTGCCGAAGGTGGAGTTGTGGCTGCAGGAACTGAAAAAGAGCGTGTGATATCTGGAGAAGATGCG GTTTGCTGCATCTGCCTGGCAAAGTATGAGAATAACGATGAGCTGAGAGAATTGCCTTGTTCTCATCTTTTCCACAAAGACTGCGTTGATAAATGGTTGAAGATAAATGCATTATGCCCTCTTTGCAAGAGTGATGTTGGTGAAAACTTAACCGGATCAGTCTCTGGAGAAGATGCCAGCCAACAACGGGGTGAGAGCAGGGTTGAGAATGGCCTCACGAATACCTCAGTCTAG
- the LOC100785559 gene encoding E3 ubiquitin-protein ligase At1g63170 isoform X1 gives MRTMMVLLVKGEEFVFRQIVIKGSSYTLPLLMARPGSLNGSQHVIEIAGSAYASTSSASHHDRHFNGTDVTQHEERISGARMPPLSQPSVSATSVSNGSNSRNSSFIRRGDTRRNRSPVHSGLWISIELVLLVSQIVASIIVLSLSRHEHPRTPLFHWIIGYASGCAATLPLLYWRYYHHNHMREQDSSQSRQSSPRINDPSGTLLFSSRTNSGEDGQAAVASSRSNQASLLMNRRMKTLVEYFKISLDCFFAVWFVVGNVWIFGGHSSVEEAPNLYRLCIVFLAFSCIGYAMPFILCSTICCCLPCIISILGVREDMSQNRGAASESINALPIYKFKTKKNKRNGDSNSAAAEGGVVAAGTEKERVISGEDAVCCICLAKYENNDELRELPCSHLFHKDCVDKWLKINALCPLCKSDVGENLTGSVSGEDASQQRGESRVENGLTNTSV, from the exons ATGAGAACTATGATGGTTTTGCTAGTGAAAGGAGAAGAGTTTGTTTTCCGTCAAATTGTAATAAAAG GTTCAAGTTACACTTTGCCGTTGTTGATGGCACGACCTGGGAGCCTAAACGGCAGTCAGCATGTTATAGAAATAGCTGGGAGCGCCTATGCTTCCACATCGTCTGCATCACATCATGATAGACATTTTAATGGCACAGATGTGACGCAGCATGAAGAAAGAATTAGTGGTGCAAGGATGCCTCCTCTTTCTCAGCCTTCGGTTTCAGCAACTAGTGTATCTAATGGGTCAAATAGTAGGAATTCATCGTTTATAAGACGTGGGGATACTCGGCGGAATAGGAGTCCTGTGCATTCAGGGTTATGGATATCTATTGAGCTGGTCCTACTAGTGAGCCAGATTGTTGCGTCTATCATTGTTTTGTCTTTGTCAAGGCATGAACATCCACGTACCCCATTGTTTCATTGGATCATTGGTTATGCTTCTGGATGCGCTGCTACCCTCCCTCTGCTTTATTGGCGTTATTATCATCATAACCATATGCGAGAGCAAGATTCATCTCAATCAAGGCAATCATCTCCTCGGATTAATGATCCTTCAGGGACACTTCTTTTCAGTTCCAGAACTAACAGTGGAGAAGATGGTCAGGCTGCTGTTGcatcctccagaagcaatcaaGCTTCATTATTGATGAATAGAAG AATGAAGACACTAGTGGAATACTTCAAAATATCTTTAGATTGCTTTTTTGCTGTATGGTTTGTTGTTGGAAATGTATGGATCTTTGGGGGACATTCATCTGTTGAAGAAGCTCCTAATTTGTACAG GTTATGTATAGTGTTTCTTGCATTTAGCTGCATTGGTTATGCCATGCCCTTCATTCTCTGTTCAACAATCTGCTGTTGTCTCCCTTGTATAATTTCTATCCTTGGGGTTAGAGAGGATATGTCACAAAATAGAGGGGCAGCTTCCGAATCTATTAATGCTTTGCCAATTTACAAGTTCAAGacgaagaaaaataaaagaaatggtgATAGCAACTCAGCTGCTGCCGAAGGTGGAGTTGTGGCTGCAGGAACTGAAAAAGAGCGTGTGATATCTGGAGAAGATGCG GTTTGCTGCATCTGCCTGGCAAAGTATGAGAATAACGATGAGCTGAGAGAATTGCCTTGTTCTCATCTTTTCCACAAAGACTGCGTTGATAAATGGTTGAAGATAAATGCATTATGCCCTCTTTGCAAGAGTGATGTTGGTGAAAACTTAACCGGATCAGTCTCTGGAGAAGATGCCAGCCAACAACGGGGTGAGAGCAGGGTTGAGAATGGCCTCACGAATACCTCAGTCTAG